GGAGCATCGCGTTCTCGAGCGCTTCGCTGGCCGACTGCACACGTATCGCTACGAGCTTCAGCGTCGGATCGAGCTCCACATCGAGTCCGAGCAGCAGCGTGTGAATTTGCGCCGCGGTAAAACGGCCAAAAGCGATCGCCTCATAAGAGTCCATACGAGCGTCGTGCATGATCAGCCTTTCATCCAATCGGCGCGTGGCGCGCATGCCGGGCACTTGCCACGAGCACCGCGAACGCGATTATTCCGAATTCCGAGCGGGCGTCAAGATGGCATGTAAAAACGTGTACCCGATGAATGCACGCGTGGATCTCCCTCGTATTGCGTTCGCCAATTCGGCGAACGTCGGTAACCCGTTCATCCAAGCAATGCGCGGAATCCGTTGCGTGACGATGCAGAACGTGCACTTTCGGTTATCACATCAATCGCATCGACGTCGTCGGTGACGCGAGCGCGACGTTTGGCGTTTTCCGATTCCCGAGCAGAGCGCACCTTTTGCGCGCTGCCCGCAGCCATTGCACTCCATTGGCGCACCGAAGCCTCGTTGTCCGTGTCGAAGCCATTGGCCTCGTTCTTGCGAATGCCGCTGGACCACACGCCGAGACTTTCTCGGTCCACATCGGAGGCTCCCATGGGCGACGAACACGACAAAGAAATGGACGCGAAGCGCAAGAAGATCGCCAACAACGTCATCCGCAAGATGGTCGATTCGGGCGCTTCCTCGAGCGACATCAAGCAGCAGCAGAAGACGAACAAGGAGACACTCGGCCACGAAGGCGACATCGAATGAACGCGCTGCAGGCCGAATGAACGGCGCCATCCAAGGGGCGATGGACCGTCATGGTTGGTGCACCAACGTTTTTTCGTACCAACCCGTTTTTCGTGCGTGAATCGTTTGTTTCGACAAGCGTCACGGGATGCGTTTGATAGCGACGGCGAGCAGCTTCTCGAGCGCGGCTTCGTCACAGACGGGCCCAACCGTTTGAGCACCAAGGGTTATCTTGGGGTTGAACACGGAAACGTTGAACTGACCCTTCACCGCTTCGACCGTGTAAATGGGATCTCCACTCACGCCCCTCTTCACGTACCTGCGAGCCAGGTCGCCCACGTCTTTGATCGGTTCGGGTTTGCTCAGCTCGGCCTTGGTTTCCTGGTAATAACGCTCGGTCGCTTCCGTGCTGTTCGCGTGCCGCACGATGAGCACGCTCAAGGTGCCAGCCTCTTTGCTGCTGAAGCGGCGGCTGCACGTTCGCTCGGCCCCGATGTCGTCGGTGGGTTGATCCGCAGGTGCCTCGACCTTGACGTTGCATGCCGCGAAGACGTCTTCCGCCGTCAGAATCGTGTCGCAATCGAGGGCAGGTTCGGCAGGTGCGGCCAAAGCTTCCACAGCCGCCGAAACGCTCGGTGCAGCGCTCGCGCTGGGCGTGGCGGAAGGCACGTTCAGTGCGGGTTTCACCACGGGTGCAACGGCCTTGCGCGGCGTCGCGGCAGCGCTCGGCGTGGACTTTTCGGCGGTCGGTTTGTCTGCGGACGGCGCTTGCGACGCGCGCCCATCCGGTGCGGGCGCGGGATCGTCACGGCATCCCGAGAGGAGCGCTGTCAATAGGATTGCCGGTCCAAGAAAGTTTCGGCGCGACAAAAACGTGGGCATGACAGCCACTCTAGGGGACGGTTTGCCAAGTCGGCAACGACGCTCTGCGGGATCTTTCTGTTTGAGCCGACCCGGTGTTAGCATGCGAGCGGCATGAAGGCCGGCGACCTCGTTGGAGGCAAGTATCGCCTCGTCCGAAGGCTCGGTCAGGGGGCCATGGGGGTCGTGTGGGAAGCGGTCCATGATGTGACCGCGCGTCACGTCGCGATGAAGCTCATCGTGAACGCGACGGACAACTTGCGCCTGCGGCTGCTGCGTGAAGCGCGCGCCGCTGGAAAGATCGCCCATCGGAACGTCGTCGAGGTCTACGACGTCGGCGAGACGGAAGACCAGGATCCGTTCCTCGTCATGCAACTGCTCGTCGGCGAGACGCTCTACGCCGTGTTCAAGCGCGAGGGCTCCGTCGACGCGAAACGCGGCATCGTCATCATGCGCGACATCGCGCGCGCGCTCGTCGCCGCGCACGCACAAGGCATCATCCACCGCGATCTCAAACCGGCCAACGTGTTTCTGCACCGCGAAGCCGGCAGCGACGGCGAGATCGTCAAAGTGCTCGACTTCGGACTCTGCAAGCCGATGGGCGACAACGAGATGCTCACGACACCCGGCGGTATGCTCGGCTCACCTGCCTACATGGCGCCCGAGCAGATCGTCGGCGTGTCCGACATCGATCCACGCACCGACATTTGGGCGCTCGGCGTGCTCGCCTTCGAGATGTTCACGGGCAAACGACCGTTTCAAGGCCGCGGGCCGGACCTCATCCACGCGGTGCTGAAGGATCCGATCCCGCGACTGCGCGACGTCATCCCGACCATCGATCCCGACCTCGACGAGGTCGTGGCGGGCTGCATCGTGCGCGATCGGAACCAACGATTCACGCAAGCTGCCGACATCGTCTCGCGGCTCGAAGTGCTCGCCGATCGAGCCGATCGCAACGATGCGCGTGAACCGATGCCCTCGGTGGACGAAGAAAGCGATCTCGGCGTCACGCAAGTGTATCGCGCGGGTTCGTCCGCTCCGGTGCAGCCGTATGCGCACGTCGGAAAAACCATTCCGATGATGTCCGCGGCAAACCTGCACGCGCAGCAGCGTCCAGCGCCCCCAACGAGCGACTCGGGCCCATCGAGCGGCCCGGCTCAAGGCCAGCCCATGCGACCATCGTGGCCATCGAGCGCTCCGACGCCGCAGTCTCAAGCGACGCCTCCCAAGCTGCAGACATTTGGAGGTGCTGGACCCCAAGGTACCGCCGTCTTGCAACACATGCCGGATGGGAGCCTTGCGCCGTGGCAGGGACAGCCACAAGACGCCATGCGTGTCAGCTCGGCACAAAATCCCGCCTTTAGTCCACCGTTTGCGCCGGCGGAAAACCGCCCCGCCAGCCCATTGCGCCCGTGGGTTGCCGTTGCGCTGGGCGTCGGCATCGGACTGCTCGCGCTCCTAGCGATCATCGTCGTGATCAGCTTGTCCCAAAAAACCCCACCCGAGCCCGGTGCGGCTCCGGCCACGTCCACCGGGCGCTAACCGAGCGTCATCGTTCGTTTTTGATCCAATCGGAAGAGATCTGCGAATACCATTTCGCGCCAATTACGCAATGCACCATGCGTGCAGGACACCATTCCGGCACGAAATGAATGCTCGGTAGCAGGTTCGTGTCGCGTCGATGAACGTTCGAGACATAGCTGCGCTTGACTTTGAGCACTTGAATGAGTTAGCTGCACGGGTCATCTCCATCGAGAGGCAGATTCTTCATGCACTTTCTCGCGCACCTGCTTGTGAGACGCACTGCGGCATGGGCCACGGTATTCGTCGT
The Polyangiaceae bacterium genome window above contains:
- a CDS encoding protein kinase, with translation MKAGDLVGGKYRLVRRLGQGAMGVVWEAVHDVTARHVAMKLIVNATDNLRLRLLREARAAGKIAHRNVVEVYDVGETEDQDPFLVMQLLVGETLYAVFKREGSVDAKRGIVIMRDIARALVAAHAQGIIHRDLKPANVFLHREAGSDGEIVKVLDFGLCKPMGDNEMLTTPGGMLGSPAYMAPEQIVGVSDIDPRTDIWALGVLAFEMFTGKRPFQGRGPDLIHAVLKDPIPRLRDVIPTIDPDLDEVVAGCIVRDRNQRFTQAADIVSRLEVLADRADRNDAREPMPSVDEESDLGVTQVYRAGSSAPVQPYAHVGKTIPMMSAANLHAQQRPAPPTSDSGPSSGPAQGQPMRPSWPSSAPTPQSQATPPKLQTFGGAGPQGTAVLQHMPDGSLAPWQGQPQDAMRVSSAQNPAFSPPFAPAENRPASPLRPWVAVALGVGIGLLALLAIIVVISLSQKTPPEPGAAPATSTGR